In a single window of the Miscanthus floridulus cultivar M001 unplaced genomic scaffold, ASM1932011v1 os_1718_2, whole genome shotgun sequence genome:
- the LOC136534261 gene encoding uncharacterized protein — MVGFAGKRKELEQVVDGLSDFSLSGPAAKSRRLDPGLPPIMEEEPPAPSMSFQMLGEKIDGGVDIPSVEVMMEGLTTHHVPSEDMSLVLYKPVDNPLSFGPGISSSSFIVSSDLIRGLKNHAFNHANYHEMEGESPERRNSLALVPWTPPQVSIRSDWVAAEPVSTPIFEVPMEADETEVTSMDVEETPEAVSGGFNGENLSQWQHCMTPSSLPNPSAHVMWSRWQPGGPVSLIGLP, encoded by the exons ATGGTGGGGTTCGCGGGGAAGAGGAAGGAGCTGGAGCAGGTggtggacggcctctccgacttcTCCCTCTCCGGCCCCGCTGCCAAGAGCCGCAGATTG GACCCCGGGCTCCCACCAATTATGGAAGAAGAACCACCTGCTCCTTCCATGTCATTCCAGATGCTGGGAGAGAAAATCGATGGTGGTGTTGACATACCCAGTGTGGAAGTCATGATGGAAGGTCTAACAACACATCATGTGCCTAGTGAGGACATGTCACTTGTTTTATACAAACCAGTAGATAATCCCTTAtcatttggtcctggcatctcAAGCTCTTCATTCATAGTGAGTTCAGACTTGATACGTGGTCTAAAGA ACCATGCTTTCAATCATGCGAACTATCATGAGATGGAGGGTGAATCTCCTGAGCGTAGGAACAGCTTGGCTTTAGTTCCTTGGACACCACCACAAGTGTCTATAAGATCTGACTGGGTTGCTGCTGAGCCAGTGAGCACACCGATTTTTGAAGTACCTATGGAGGCTGATGAGACTGAAGTAACTTCTATGGATGTCGAGGAAACACCCGAAGCAGTTTCTGGCGGATTCAATGGCGAGAACCTTAGCCAGTGGCAACATTGTATGACCCCGTCGTCGTTACCAAATCCATCAGCCCATGTTATGTGGTCAAGGTGGCAACCGGGAGGCCCTGTGTCTCTAATAGGCCTCCCCTAG